In Primulina eburnea isolate SZY01 chromosome 5, ASM2296580v1, whole genome shotgun sequence, a single window of DNA contains:
- the LOC140832993 gene encoding uncharacterized protein isoform X2, translated as MTLSRQHKEKLRNNKVSQDDCMEGTSARTRPISYDDIMLRRKTREDAAKQVADVSTHLESSKDYIEKFLYSPESRGQLAEDFITTDTKYTSDDSLKLSSCKKGDSVASNRDEKLVEDKDIVVRDTKIKLKSIISSNRTSEGKSEAHTHQNRKKDGISTYDNDDGSYHRVNFVRKELPSERSSEKSKLNRKALDNVDGQVYRNRKTDKFTTRDPEKESKKRNGRDIIHTDGRRDKSEKETKHKRHDEEDKTRGRTAGKKHNSETKGVELMDAHHEKSKVRRNQSQSRERDKHRGKRSPSHSPKEHKHSSKYKKHRGESPSHFPKDRPERDHSVVVNKRISGNGSSSHKRHTVSSSGLGGYSPRKRKTNAAAKTPSPSRRSPEKKFAGWDLPPDGKGSIVASSTFSLHASDQNSTLNINEFPRGIPVIPAIVKPIGISHLTLSSQMHAVDSIQLTQATRPMRRLYIENLPASATEKDLMECFNNLFLSSGFSYVQGTQPCISCIIHKEKSQALLEFLTPEDASVALSFGGKSFFGCNLRLRRPRDYTEVTTGPAKSLVAVDSVRNVVVDSPHKIFIGGISKVVSSEMLLEIARVFGPLKAYHFEFIDDSEETCAFLEYVDHSVTSKACAALNGIRLGGRVVTAVVATPDAALLENVGKLPFYGIPELAIPLLAKPTSVLKLQNVLDPEGLLSLSDTGLEEIMEDIKLECSRFGAVISINVVKPTNSSGMMEAYEVQKENASTDGCGLKFDSMNYTTEQLNGSTYELEEDRLEPREIPSEFENNNRTMEDSKGVDESVEPEDINRFTVIGDGFYEEIVAEKSVKNETCEPSSADGNASVKDPPCQENFGGCNVQSTNKQNDSEVEFDHSDKSANTIPMTNTEKPFVKDELISEEDDAKIVNLVELDSNARKDANAPQNGCNKDILCDLEDLFEPGSVLVEYKRAEAACTAAHCLHGRLFDGHVVAVSYVDHDLYQRRFGR; from the exons ATGACATTATCTCGCCAACACAAAGAGAAGCTTAGAAATAATAAAGTGTCCCAAGATGATTGCATGGAGGGAACCTCAGCGCGGACAAGACCTATCAGTTATGATGATATTATGCTTAGAAGGAAAACCAGGGAAGATGCAGCTAAGCAAGTTGCGGATGTCTCGACACATCTTGAATCATCAAAGGACTACATTGAAAAATTTCTTTATTCGCCAGAATCCCGTGGGCAACTAGCTGAGGATTTTATCACTACAGATACAAAGTATACATCAGATGATTCTCTGAAGCTAAGTTCTTGTAAAAAAGGGGATTCTGTTGCTTCAAACAGGGATGAAAAACTAGTTGAGGATAAAGATATAGTAGTTCGAGATACTAAAATCAAGTTAAAGAGTATAATAAGCAGCAATAGAACCTCAGAAGGAAAAAGTGAAGCACATACTCACCAAAACAGAAAAAAGGATGGCATATCAACCTATGATAATGATGATGGATCTTATCATCGAGTCAACTTTGTTAGAAAGGAGTTACCTTCTGAAAGAAGTTCAGAGAAATCCAAATTAAATAGAAAAGCACTTGATAATGTGGACGGACAGGTTTACAGAAACAGGAAAACTGATAAGTTTACGACCCGTGACCCTGAGAAGGAGTCTAAGAAAAGAAATGGTAGAGATATAATCCATACTGATGGAAGAAGAGACAAATCTGAAAAAGAAACCAAACACAAACGTCATGATGAAGAAGATAAAACTAGAGGTAGGACTGCTGGTAAAAAACACAATTCAGAAACAAAAGGAGTAGAATTAATGGATGCCCATCATGAAAAATCCAAGGTAAGGAGGAATCAATCTCAGAGCAGAGAACGTGACAAGCACAGAGGTAAAAGGTCTCCTTCACATTCTCCAAAGGAACATAAACACTCGTCTAAATATAAGAAGCACCGTGGAGAATCACCCTCACATTTTCCGAAGGACAGGCCAGAAAGAGATCATTCTGTTGTTGTCAATAAGAGGATATCCGGAAATGGATCTAGTAGTCACAAAAGACATACAGTTTCTTCTAGTGGTCTAGGTGGTTACTCGCCTAGAAAGAGAAAAACCAATGCTGCTGCCAAAACTCCTTCCCCATCTCGCCGTTCTCCAGAAAAGAAGTTTGCTGGGTGGGATTTACCACCTGATGGAAAAGGTAGCATTGTTGCCAGTTCAACTTTTTCCTTGCATGCTTCAGATCAGAATTCAACATTGAACATAAATGAGTTTCCCCGTGGTATTCCGGTGATCCCAGCAATAGTAAAACCCATTGGTATTTCTCATCTGACCTTATCGTCACAGATGCATGCTGTTGACTCTATTCAGCTAACTCAAGCGACACGACCTATGAGGAGGCTTTACATAGAAAATTTGCCAGCTTCAGCCACTGAGAAAGATCTAATGGAATGTTTTAACAATTTATTTCTGTCATCTGGTTTTAGCTATGTTCAAGGAACTCAGCCCTGTATCAGCTGTATA ATACACAAGGAGAAAAGCCAAGCCCTTTTGGAATTTTTGACCCCAGAGGATGCTTCTGTTGCTCTATCTTTTGGTGGAAAATCTTTTTTTGGATGCAATCTTAGACTCAGGCGCCCCCGGGACTACACTGAAGTAACA ACTGGTCCTGCCAAATCATTGGTTGCTGTCGATTCAGTTAGGAATGTTGTAGTAGATTCACCCCACAAG ATCTTTATTGGTGGAATTTCGAAAGTTGTCTCTTCTGAAATG CTTTTGGAGATTGCTAGAGTCTTTGGACCTCTGAAGGCATACCACTTTGAATTTATTGATGATAGTGAGGAAACATGTGCATTTCTTGAA TATGTTGACCATTCAGTTACCTCGAAGGCCTGTGCTGCTCTCAATGGTATAAGGTTGGGTGGACGAGTTGTGACTGCTGTAGTTGCTACTCCAGATGCAGCTTTGTTG GAAAATGTTGGAAAACTTCCATTTTATGGGATCCCTGAACTTGCAATTCCCCTTCTTGCGAAGCCCACATCTGTTCTAAAGTTGCAAAATGTG TTGGATCCTGAAGGGCTCTTGTCTTTGTCTGATACCGGACTGGAAGAAATTATGGAAGATATAAAGCTAGAGTGTTCAAG GTTTGGTGCGGTAATATCTATTAATGTTGTCAAGCCCACGAATTCTTCTGGCATGATGGAAGCGTATGAGGTACAAAAagaaaatgcttcaactgatgGATGCGGCTTAAAGTTTGACAGTATGAACTACACTACGGAACAGTTAAATGGAAGTACTTATGAGTTGGAAGAAGATAGATTAGAACCTCGAGAAATTCCAAGTGAATTTGAGAATAATAATCGAACTATGGAAGATAGCAAAGGGgttgatgaatcagttgaaccTGAGGATATCAATAGGTTCACAGTCATTGGTGATGGGTTTTATGAAGAAATCGTTGCTGAAAAATCTGTAAAAAATGAAACTTGTGAACCATCTTCAGCAGACGGAAATGCTTCTGTCAAAGACCCACCTTGCCAAGAAAACTTTGGTGGTTGCAATGTACAATCGACCAACAAACAAAATGATTCTGAAGTTGAGTTTGATCATAGTGATAAAAGTGCCAATACTATTCCAATGACAAACACGGAAAAGCCATTCGTGAAGGATGAGCTGATTTCCGAAGAAGATGATGCAAAAATCGTGAATCTTGTTGAATTGGACAGTAATGCAAGGAAAGACGCCAATGCTCCTCAGAATGGCTGTAACAAGGATATTTTATGTGATCTTGAGGACTTGTTCGAGCCTGGCTCTGTTCTCGTTGAATATAAAAGAGCAGAAGCTGCTTGTACTGCCGCACATTGTTTACATGGCCGATTATTTGATGGTCATGTCGTAGCAGTGTCCTATGTTGATCATGATCTGTACCAAAGGAGGTTTGGCAGGTAA
- the LOC140832993 gene encoding uncharacterized protein isoform X1 has translation MTLSRQHKEKLRNNKVSQDDCMEGTSARTRPISYDDIMLRRKTREDAAKQVADVSTHLESSKDYIEKFLYSPESRGQLAEDFITTDTKYTSDDSLKLSSCKKGDSVASNRDEKLVEDKDIVVRDTKIKLKSIISSNRTSEGKSEAHTHQNRKKDGISTYDNDDGSYHRVNFVRKELPSERSSEKSKLNRKALDNVDGQVYRNRKTDKFTTRDPEKESKKRNGRDIIHTDGRRDKSEKETKHKRHDEEDKTRGRTAGKKHNSETKGVELMDAHHEKSKVRRNQSQSRERDKHRGKRSPSHSPKEHKHSSKYKKHRGESPSHFPKDRPERDHSVVVNKRISGNGSSSHKRHTVSSSGLGGYSPRKRKTNAAAKTPSPSRRSPEKKFAGWDLPPDGKGSIVASSTFSLHASDQNSTLNINEFPRGIPVIPAIVKPIGISHLTLSSQMHAVDSIQLTQATRPMRRLYIENLPASATEKDLMECFNNLFLSSGFSYVQGTQPCISCIIHKEKSQALLEFLTPEDASVALSFGGKSFFGCNLRLRRPRDYTEVTVRTGPAKSLVAVDSVRNVVVDSPHKIFIGGISKVVSSEMLLEIARVFGPLKAYHFEFIDDSEETCAFLEYVDHSVTSKACAALNGIRLGGRVVTAVVATPDAALLENVGKLPFYGIPELAIPLLAKPTSVLKLQNVLDPEGLLSLSDTGLEEIMEDIKLECSRFGAVISINVVKPTNSSGMMEAYEVQKENASTDGCGLKFDSMNYTTEQLNGSTYELEEDRLEPREIPSEFENNNRTMEDSKGVDESVEPEDINRFTVIGDGFYEEIVAEKSVKNETCEPSSADGNASVKDPPCQENFGGCNVQSTNKQNDSEVEFDHSDKSANTIPMTNTEKPFVKDELISEEDDAKIVNLVELDSNARKDANAPQNGCNKDILCDLEDLFEPGSVLVEYKRAEAACTAAHCLHGRLFDGHVVAVSYVDHDLYQRRFGR, from the exons ATGACATTATCTCGCCAACACAAAGAGAAGCTTAGAAATAATAAAGTGTCCCAAGATGATTGCATGGAGGGAACCTCAGCGCGGACAAGACCTATCAGTTATGATGATATTATGCTTAGAAGGAAAACCAGGGAAGATGCAGCTAAGCAAGTTGCGGATGTCTCGACACATCTTGAATCATCAAAGGACTACATTGAAAAATTTCTTTATTCGCCAGAATCCCGTGGGCAACTAGCTGAGGATTTTATCACTACAGATACAAAGTATACATCAGATGATTCTCTGAAGCTAAGTTCTTGTAAAAAAGGGGATTCTGTTGCTTCAAACAGGGATGAAAAACTAGTTGAGGATAAAGATATAGTAGTTCGAGATACTAAAATCAAGTTAAAGAGTATAATAAGCAGCAATAGAACCTCAGAAGGAAAAAGTGAAGCACATACTCACCAAAACAGAAAAAAGGATGGCATATCAACCTATGATAATGATGATGGATCTTATCATCGAGTCAACTTTGTTAGAAAGGAGTTACCTTCTGAAAGAAGTTCAGAGAAATCCAAATTAAATAGAAAAGCACTTGATAATGTGGACGGACAGGTTTACAGAAACAGGAAAACTGATAAGTTTACGACCCGTGACCCTGAGAAGGAGTCTAAGAAAAGAAATGGTAGAGATATAATCCATACTGATGGAAGAAGAGACAAATCTGAAAAAGAAACCAAACACAAACGTCATGATGAAGAAGATAAAACTAGAGGTAGGACTGCTGGTAAAAAACACAATTCAGAAACAAAAGGAGTAGAATTAATGGATGCCCATCATGAAAAATCCAAGGTAAGGAGGAATCAATCTCAGAGCAGAGAACGTGACAAGCACAGAGGTAAAAGGTCTCCTTCACATTCTCCAAAGGAACATAAACACTCGTCTAAATATAAGAAGCACCGTGGAGAATCACCCTCACATTTTCCGAAGGACAGGCCAGAAAGAGATCATTCTGTTGTTGTCAATAAGAGGATATCCGGAAATGGATCTAGTAGTCACAAAAGACATACAGTTTCTTCTAGTGGTCTAGGTGGTTACTCGCCTAGAAAGAGAAAAACCAATGCTGCTGCCAAAACTCCTTCCCCATCTCGCCGTTCTCCAGAAAAGAAGTTTGCTGGGTGGGATTTACCACCTGATGGAAAAGGTAGCATTGTTGCCAGTTCAACTTTTTCCTTGCATGCTTCAGATCAGAATTCAACATTGAACATAAATGAGTTTCCCCGTGGTATTCCGGTGATCCCAGCAATAGTAAAACCCATTGGTATTTCTCATCTGACCTTATCGTCACAGATGCATGCTGTTGACTCTATTCAGCTAACTCAAGCGACACGACCTATGAGGAGGCTTTACATAGAAAATTTGCCAGCTTCAGCCACTGAGAAAGATCTAATGGAATGTTTTAACAATTTATTTCTGTCATCTGGTTTTAGCTATGTTCAAGGAACTCAGCCCTGTATCAGCTGTATA ATACACAAGGAGAAAAGCCAAGCCCTTTTGGAATTTTTGACCCCAGAGGATGCTTCTGTTGCTCTATCTTTTGGTGGAAAATCTTTTTTTGGATGCAATCTTAGACTCAGGCGCCCCCGGGACTACACTGAAGTAACAGTACGA ACTGGTCCTGCCAAATCATTGGTTGCTGTCGATTCAGTTAGGAATGTTGTAGTAGATTCACCCCACAAG ATCTTTATTGGTGGAATTTCGAAAGTTGTCTCTTCTGAAATG CTTTTGGAGATTGCTAGAGTCTTTGGACCTCTGAAGGCATACCACTTTGAATTTATTGATGATAGTGAGGAAACATGTGCATTTCTTGAA TATGTTGACCATTCAGTTACCTCGAAGGCCTGTGCTGCTCTCAATGGTATAAGGTTGGGTGGACGAGTTGTGACTGCTGTAGTTGCTACTCCAGATGCAGCTTTGTTG GAAAATGTTGGAAAACTTCCATTTTATGGGATCCCTGAACTTGCAATTCCCCTTCTTGCGAAGCCCACATCTGTTCTAAAGTTGCAAAATGTG TTGGATCCTGAAGGGCTCTTGTCTTTGTCTGATACCGGACTGGAAGAAATTATGGAAGATATAAAGCTAGAGTGTTCAAG GTTTGGTGCGGTAATATCTATTAATGTTGTCAAGCCCACGAATTCTTCTGGCATGATGGAAGCGTATGAGGTACAAAAagaaaatgcttcaactgatgGATGCGGCTTAAAGTTTGACAGTATGAACTACACTACGGAACAGTTAAATGGAAGTACTTATGAGTTGGAAGAAGATAGATTAGAACCTCGAGAAATTCCAAGTGAATTTGAGAATAATAATCGAACTATGGAAGATAGCAAAGGGgttgatgaatcagttgaaccTGAGGATATCAATAGGTTCACAGTCATTGGTGATGGGTTTTATGAAGAAATCGTTGCTGAAAAATCTGTAAAAAATGAAACTTGTGAACCATCTTCAGCAGACGGAAATGCTTCTGTCAAAGACCCACCTTGCCAAGAAAACTTTGGTGGTTGCAATGTACAATCGACCAACAAACAAAATGATTCTGAAGTTGAGTTTGATCATAGTGATAAAAGTGCCAATACTATTCCAATGACAAACACGGAAAAGCCATTCGTGAAGGATGAGCTGATTTCCGAAGAAGATGATGCAAAAATCGTGAATCTTGTTGAATTGGACAGTAATGCAAGGAAAGACGCCAATGCTCCTCAGAATGGCTGTAACAAGGATATTTTATGTGATCTTGAGGACTTGTTCGAGCCTGGCTCTGTTCTCGTTGAATATAAAAGAGCAGAAGCTGCTTGTACTGCCGCACATTGTTTACATGGCCGATTATTTGATGGTCATGTCGTAGCAGTGTCCTATGTTGATCATGATCTGTACCAAAGGAGGTTTGGCAGGTAA
- the LOC140832994 gene encoding large ribosomal subunit protein bL28c encodes MATITAAIGPLMMGFPAAKSHSFNSLSMYVSRTTSGLNFTASQLSGTKISATHFQLPAPIPVGVLPKPSLMPIARRICPFTGKKSNRANIVSHSNHKTKKLQFVNLQYKRIWWEAGKRYVKFRLSTKAIKTIEKNGLDAVAKKAGIDLRKK; translated from the exons ATGGCAACAATCACAGCTGCAATCGGACCACTGATGATGGGTTTTCCAGCAGCGAAGTCCCACAGTTTCAACAGTCTTTCGATGTATGTTTCGAGAACCACTTCAGGTCTTAATTTCACTGCATCCCAGCTGAGTGGTACCAAGATTTCAGCAACCCATTTTCAACTCCCCGCTCCTATTCCCGTTGGTGTTCTACCCAAGCCTTCTCTTATGCCTATTGCAC GAAGAATATGTCCGTTCACGGGGAAGAAATCAAACAGGGCGAACATAGTTTCTCATTCGAATCACAAGACGAAGAAGCTGCAATTTGTCAATCTACAATACAAGAGAATCTGGTGGGAGGCAGGGAAACGCTATGTGAAATTCCGATTGTCAACCAAAGCTATAAAAACCATAGAGAAGAATGGACTCGATGCAGTTGCTAAGAAGGCAGGGATTGATCTTAGGAAAAAGTAA